From a region of the Chitinophaga caseinilytica genome:
- the dut gene encoding dUTP diphosphatase, whose protein sequence is MADIQVKIINRSGNPLPTYATADAAGMDLRANLETAVTLQPMERSLIPTGLFMELPSGFEAQVRPRSGLAIKQGLTLLNTPGTIDADYRGEIKIIIINLSTEPQTIQHGDRIAQMVIAPFVQATLAEVVELSDTVRGEGGFGHTGKS, encoded by the coding sequence ATGGCTGATATTCAAGTAAAAATCATCAACCGTTCCGGCAATCCGCTTCCCACATACGCAACTGCGGATGCGGCCGGTATGGACCTTCGTGCCAACCTGGAAACTGCCGTTACGCTGCAGCCCATGGAGCGCAGCCTCATCCCCACGGGCCTTTTCATGGAACTGCCTTCGGGCTTCGAAGCGCAGGTGCGCCCCCGCAGCGGCCTCGCCATCAAACAGGGGCTTACCCTCCTCAATACGCCCGGCACGATTGATGCAGACTACCGGGGAGAGATCAAGATCATCATCATCAATTTATCCACCGAACCGCAAACCATCCAGCACGGCGACCGTATAGCGCAGATGGTGATCGCTCCTTTCGTGCAGGCTACGCTTGCCGAAGTCGTGGAACTGAGCGATACCGTTCGCGGTGAAGGCGGATTCGGTCATACCGGCAAATCCTGA
- a CDS encoding M23 family metallopeptidase encodes MKRSIALLLMLPQFVQAQSMPEKHYPKGYFRNPLNVPMELAGNFGELRPNHFHSGLDLKTQQRENLPVHAAADGYVSRVGVSHTGFGNVLYITHPNGYTTVYAHLNKFFPQLDEYVERKQYELESWAADLTIPPDLFPVRKGEFVAWSGNTGGSAGPHLHFEIRDSHTEKPLNGMLFGFNIPDTRDPEISRIVVYDRNRSIFEQTPLVVPVHKGKDGKYAASRPLVQVPTSKVSLGVSALDRQSNSPNPNGIYEAMLLRDGALDLGFQLDNIGYDETRYLNAHIDYKMKKGGGPYVQLLFALPGNQLDIYHDKAGEDGVIDLSDGQAHPVTVRVTDAYGNASDVKISLQQSGGKTAEAACANRMFPESMNIFENNQVEFSLDEGSLYDEVCFRYSEIAAGGGYSNIYRLHSALVPLHAGFSLRIKPTRAVPAHLKDKMVLERKGLGESVTAATAEEDGWYRGSSRDLGDFQLVVDTIPPKITPLGGIRQNANLGGAGRITFSMSDDSGVKSYRAELDGKWLRFSRKSNVVSYIFDKHCPPGTHTLTLTVTDIANNSSTYTLTFKR; translated from the coding sequence ATGAAAAGATCGATCGCCCTCTTGCTCATGCTCCCGCAATTCGTGCAGGCGCAGTCGATGCCGGAGAAACATTACCCGAAAGGTTATTTCAGGAACCCGTTGAACGTACCCATGGAACTCGCCGGCAACTTCGGCGAACTGCGTCCCAATCACTTCCATTCCGGGCTGGACCTCAAGACCCAACAGCGCGAAAACCTCCCCGTTCACGCCGCGGCCGACGGCTATGTGAGCCGCGTCGGCGTGTCGCACACCGGCTTCGGGAACGTGCTCTACATCACGCATCCCAACGGCTACACAACGGTATACGCCCACCTCAATAAATTCTTTCCGCAGCTCGACGAATACGTGGAGCGCAAACAATATGAGCTCGAAAGCTGGGCGGCAGACCTCACCATCCCGCCAGACCTTTTCCCCGTTAGAAAAGGGGAATTCGTTGCCTGGAGCGGAAATACGGGCGGCTCCGCAGGCCCGCACCTCCATTTCGAGATCCGCGATTCCCACACCGAAAAGCCCCTCAACGGCATGCTCTTCGGTTTCAATATCCCCGACACCCGCGACCCGGAAATCTCCCGCATCGTGGTGTACGACCGCAACCGGAGCATCTTCGAGCAAACGCCCCTGGTAGTGCCGGTCCATAAGGGGAAAGACGGGAAATACGCCGCCAGCCGGCCGCTCGTACAGGTGCCCACCAGCAAGGTGAGCCTGGGCGTGAGCGCGCTCGACCGGCAGTCCAATTCCCCCAATCCCAACGGCATCTACGAAGCCATGCTGCTCCGCGATGGGGCGCTGGACCTGGGTTTCCAGCTGGATAATATCGGGTACGACGAAACGCGCTACCTCAACGCGCACATCGATTATAAAATGAAGAAAGGCGGCGGGCCGTACGTGCAACTGCTGTTCGCGCTCCCCGGCAACCAGCTCGATATTTACCACGACAAAGCAGGAGAAGATGGGGTGATCGACCTGTCTGACGGGCAGGCGCACCCGGTGACCGTCCGCGTAACGGACGCTTACGGCAACGCTTCCGACGTGAAGATTTCGCTGCAGCAGAGCGGCGGTAAAACGGCCGAAGCGGCCTGTGCCAACCGGATGTTCCCCGAATCGATGAACATTTTCGAGAACAACCAGGTGGAGTTCAGTCTGGACGAAGGCTCGCTGTACGACGAGGTTTGTTTCCGGTATTCGGAGATCGCGGCGGGTGGCGGATATTCGAATATTTACCGTTTGCATTCCGCGCTCGTGCCGCTGCATGCAGGGTTCAGTCTGCGGATAAAACCCACGCGCGCGGTGCCGGCGCATTTGAAGGATAAGATGGTGCTGGAGCGGAAAGGGTTAGGGGAAAGTGTGACGGCGGCCACGGCGGAGGAAGATGGCTGGTATCGCGGAAGCTCGCGGGACCTGGGGGATTTTCAACTGGTGGTCGATACCATTCCCCCGAAAATCACGCCGCTGGGCGGTATCAGGCAAAACGCCAACCTGGGCGGAGCGGGGCGCATCACGTTCAGTATGAGTGACGACAGCGGGGTGAAATCCTACCGCGCGGAACTCGACGGAAAATGGTTGCGCTTTTCGCGAAAAAGTAACGTAGTTTCTTATATTTTTGATAAGCATTGCCCTCCGGGTACGCATACCCTTACGCTCACCGTGACGGACATTGCCAATAACTCATCCACATATACTTTGACGTTTAAACGCTAG
- a CDS encoding SUMF1/EgtB/PvdO family nonheme iron enzyme produces the protein MHRLTSLSLIVGTSVVMSMSACSKNGGGGLFGKKKDASSATGWNYNDPKMGGFSVAKSKDQFTGPGLVFVQGGTFAMGATEQDVMGDWNNIPRRITVSSFYIDENEVSNVNYREYLFWLNRVYGESFPDVYRGALPDSLVWRSELAYNEPLVEYYFRHPAYNDYPVVGVSWKQATDYAKWRSNRVNEKLLMDAGLLSKADIMNQADDNTFDSKAYMAGLYEGTPGKMSKTAKKQFANADGSPRGAQFEDGIMLPNYRLPTEAEWEYAALGYIGQNPSPSKKEGKRGEELILNKQIYSWGTNNAGLRDIRRGNWQGQFLANFKRGSGDNMGMAGGLNDRASIPAPVRSFFPNNFGVYNMSGNVSEWVNDVYRPLTTIDGDDFNYFRGNKFQTVYQNENKEFEKDSLGVLKMRDVTDEESASRLNYQKGDVINYLDGDSLSLVEYGYGVTTLINDKSRVIKGGSWNDRAYWLSPGTRRYMQEEMATNTVGFRCAMDRVGSPEGNKFKTGQVFRAQRQKR, from the coding sequence ATGCACAGATTAACCTCCTTATCCTTGATTGTGGGCACCAGCGTGGTAATGTCCATGTCTGCCTGCAGCAAGAACGGCGGCGGCGGGCTGTTCGGGAAGAAGAAGGACGCTTCTTCCGCTACAGGCTGGAATTATAACGACCCCAAGATGGGTGGTTTCTCCGTTGCCAAGAGCAAAGACCAGTTCACTGGTCCGGGACTTGTGTTCGTTCAGGGCGGTACGTTCGCCATGGGCGCCACGGAGCAGGATGTGATGGGCGACTGGAACAATATCCCCCGCCGTATTACGGTTTCGTCGTTTTACATCGACGAGAATGAAGTATCCAACGTGAACTACCGCGAGTACCTGTTCTGGCTGAACCGCGTGTACGGAGAATCTTTCCCCGACGTTTACCGCGGCGCATTGCCCGACTCCCTCGTTTGGCGTAGCGAACTGGCTTACAACGAGCCGCTCGTGGAATACTACTTCCGTCACCCTGCCTATAACGATTACCCGGTGGTAGGCGTTTCCTGGAAACAGGCGACCGATTACGCCAAATGGCGCTCCAACCGTGTGAACGAAAAACTCCTCATGGACGCCGGCCTTCTTTCCAAGGCAGACATCATGAACCAGGCAGACGATAACACGTTCGATTCCAAAGCCTACATGGCCGGCCTGTACGAAGGTACCCCCGGCAAAATGTCCAAAACCGCGAAGAAACAATTCGCCAATGCCGACGGTTCTCCCCGTGGCGCGCAGTTCGAAGACGGTATCATGCTGCCGAACTACCGCCTGCCCACGGAAGCTGAATGGGAATACGCCGCGCTGGGATATATCGGTCAGAACCCCAGTCCTTCCAAGAAAGAAGGCAAACGCGGGGAAGAGCTGATCCTCAACAAACAGATCTACTCCTGGGGCACCAACAACGCCGGCCTGCGCGATATCCGCCGCGGTAACTGGCAAGGTCAGTTCCTGGCGAACTTCAAACGCGGCTCGGGCGACAACATGGGTATGGCCGGCGGTCTGAACGACCGGGCTTCCATCCCCGCTCCCGTTCGTTCCTTCTTTCCCAACAACTTCGGCGTGTATAACATGTCGGGTAACGTGAGCGAGTGGGTGAACGACGTGTACAGGCCGTTGACCACCATCGATGGTGACGACTTCAACTACTTCCGTGGTAACAAATTCCAGACGGTATATCAAAACGAGAACAAGGAGTTCGAAAAAGACAGCCTCGGCGTGCTGAAAATGCGCGACGTAACGGATGAAGAATCCGCCAGCCGGCTGAACTACCAGAAAGGCGACGTGATCAACTACCTCGATGGTGACTCCCTTTCGCTCGTGGAATACGGTTACGGCGTCACTACCCTGATCAACGACAAATCCCGCGTGATCAAAGGTGGTAGCTGGAACGACCGTGCCTACTGGCTTTCTCCCGGTACCCGCCGCTACATGCAGGAAGAAATGGCGACCAACACCGTAGGCTTCCGTTGTGCGATGGACCGTGTAGGCAGCCCCGAAGGCAACAAGTTTAAAACGGGTCAGGTTTTCCGCGCCCAGCGCCAGAAACGCTAA
- the bcp gene encoding thioredoxin-dependent thiol peroxidase: protein MTHLQPGVSAPDFSAVDQHGNTISLADFRGKKVILYFYPHDMTPGCTTQACNLRDHHSQLLNRGYAVIGVSEDDEASHKKFSDKYDLPFPILVDTSHDILNAYGVWGEKTFMGRTYDGTHRTTFLIDEEGNIAHIIAKPDNGDHAREIIELWEGHTDGWVDVKPEEEKAAEPVAAATTETTVEAAAPTAAPAPAAPTKKAPAKKKAAAPAEKKAEPAAPAKKPAAKAKPAPKAKAATKVKPAAKKAAAKAAPAKPAAKKAAAKPAAKKAAAKAKPVAKKAVVKAKPAPKGKAKAAVKAKPVAKKAAAKKAVVKTKPVAKKAVVKAKPAPKGKAKAAVKAKPVAKKAAAKKAAVKAKPVAKKAVVKAKPAPKGKAKAAVKAKPVAKKAAIKTKPAPKAKAKAAVKAKPAPKAKAKPVAKKAAAKAKPVAKKAASKTKPKPAGWGTPKAKAKKR, encoded by the coding sequence ATGACGCATCTGCAACCTGGGGTAAGCGCCCCCGACTTTTCCGCCGTGGACCAGCATGGTAACACCATATCGCTGGCCGATTTCAGAGGAAAGAAAGTCATCCTCTATTTTTACCCGCACGACATGACGCCAGGCTGTACAACCCAGGCCTGCAATCTCCGTGATCACCATTCCCAGCTGTTGAACAGAGGGTATGCCGTGATCGGCGTTAGTGAGGATGACGAGGCGAGCCACAAGAAATTTAGCGACAAGTACGACCTGCCCTTTCCCATTCTCGTGGATACCAGCCACGACATCCTGAATGCCTACGGCGTTTGGGGCGAAAAGACATTCATGGGCCGTACTTACGACGGTACCCATCGTACCACTTTCCTCATCGATGAAGAAGGCAACATCGCCCACATCATCGCAAAACCAGACAACGGAGACCACGCCCGCGAGATCATCGAGCTCTGGGAAGGCCACACCGATGGTTGGGTAGACGTGAAGCCGGAAGAAGAGAAAGCCGCTGAGCCCGTAGCCGCCGCAACCACGGAAACAACCGTTGAAGCTGCCGCGCCCACTGCTGCACCTGCTCCGGCCGCGCCTACTAAAAAAGCGCCCGCCAAAAAGAAGGCCGCCGCTCCCGCTGAAAAGAAAGCGGAACCTGCAGCTCCCGCCAAAAAGCCTGCTGCCAAAGCAAAACCGGCTCCGAAAGCGAAAGCCGCTACCAAAGTGAAGCCCGCCGCCAAGAAAGCCGCTGCTAAAGCTGCACCTGCCAAACCCGCTGCGAAAAAGGCTGCCGCTAAACCCGCCGCCAAAAAAGCTGCTGCTAAGGCAAAACCCGTAGCGAAGAAAGCCGTCGTTAAAGCGAAACCCGCTCCGAAAGGCAAAGCCAAAGCGGCCGTAAAGGCCAAACCGGTAGCGAAGAAAGCGGCAGCCAAGAAGGCTGTTGTTAAAACAAAACCGGTAGCGAAAAAAGCAGTAGTGAAAGCGAAGCCCGCTCCGAAAGGCAAAGCCAAAGCGGCCGTAAAGGCCAAACCGGTAGCGAAGAAAGCGGCAGCTAAGAAGGCCGCCGTGAAAGCAAAACCGGTAGCGAAGAAAGCCGTAGTGAAAGCGAAACCCGCTCCGAAGGGCAAAGCGAAAGCCGCTGTAAAAGCCAAACCGGTAGCCAAAAAAGCCGCCATTAAAACGAAACCTGCCCCCAAAGCGAAAGCTAAGGCAGCCGTAAAGGCGAAACCCGCTCCCAAGGCCAAAGCGAAACCCGTAGCCAAAAAAGCCGCGGCGAAAGCAAAGCCGGTAGCCAAGAAGGCGGCTTCCAAAACCAAGCCGAAACCCGCAGGCTGGGGCACGCCCAAAGCGAAAGCTAAAAAACGATAA
- a CDS encoding DUF4332 domain-containing protein: MSYPIQEIQGIGPNFAGKLKGIGIDTVAKLLEDGQAKSGRSRIAESTGIPETLILTWVNHADLMRLNGVGDQFAELLEAAGVDTVKELRNRNAENLHAKVTELNQLKNLSGRAPSLSEIQSMIDQARDLEPAISY, from the coding sequence ATGAGCTATCCGATACAAGAGATCCAGGGCATAGGGCCCAACTTCGCAGGAAAACTGAAAGGCATCGGTATTGACACCGTGGCGAAGCTGCTGGAAGACGGGCAGGCCAAAAGCGGCCGTTCCCGCATCGCGGAATCTACAGGCATTCCGGAAACTTTGATCCTCACATGGGTGAACCATGCAGACCTGATGCGGTTGAACGGCGTGGGCGACCAGTTCGCCGAGCTGCTCGAAGCCGCCGGTGTAGATACGGTGAAGGAACTGCGGAACCGCAACGCCGAAAACCTCCACGCCAAGGTGACCGAACTGAACCAGCTGAAGAACCTCAGCGGCCGGGCGCCCTCACTGTCGGAGATACAGTCGATGATCGACCAGGCGCGCGACCTGGAGCCGGCTATATCTTATTAA
- the porU gene encoding type IX secretion system sortase PorU, whose product MIQAFRPYAHRPRRTRFLALAICLLPALDSAAQRQYASRSVLAAGQWRKVSVSQPGVYRIPLQALQRWGLPAEGKPASSVRIFSHGGDIIPEDNAIPRPDDLPEIAVTVVDGGDGILNGNDYILFYAPGPLRRQFSAGEWELRSNLYADSVCYFITLGAGGLRIPTDGSAPPVTGYIKEYDYLSVFEQDRHNILSGGKEWLGDRFSALPEDALARTYPTNAPANLTDVVLRIRFAARSTSGAKFVITAGGQALGTLFPPPVPGNIFDTYATTVNGSFPAANPGNLTVTFSGNASAQGWLDYFTIEGRAPLALSGQGPLLFRDSRSFGAGKTAGFEIAGADAGTRVWDITDPQRPIQLTTESSNNTLRFSRDAGVLREYAAFRPDGLPEPTYIGPVANQDLHGQAPAQMLIITPKQFLPQAEKLAAWRREHSGLSVSCVTTDLIWNEFGSGLADPSALRDFLKMHYDRKALRFVLLMGRAGYNYKKSSVESVPVWQSPASLHGLNTHPSDDFYAFLDDNDDISKHGPLLDVAVGRLPVSTVEEAASVVDKIIRYESPASFGEWRQELTFVADDEDANLHFDDAESVANMMAGESPDFHINKIYLDAYPQVAGSSGSRYPAVNDAVRHRMNAGNLVWNYSGHGSATRLAEEAILSETSAAQWENTDRLPLLITATCDFAPFDQPEVHPLGAQLLLRKNGGAIALLTTTRAVLAASNKVMNANYFREAFRTGASGKMPLLGEGAMRAKNATYAQSADAVNNRKFQLLGDPAMAIAFPKQRIFLDSVNGKAANAADSLKALGFYRLSGSVRDGNGNVRTDFHGRVRISVHDAPGQQFTRANDPGSQRATFAADDRLLFRGSDTVIAGRFSAGFVVPKDMSQSGAVAVMRFYAEGKSEDAGGAWRGMRLRGTAEAGQPDGEGPEIGAWMDNTRFTDGGRTSASPTLLLRLKDISGINAAGNGTGHDITAVLDDNAQFFVLNEFYAATPGTWQEGTLQFPMAGLSPGPHTLTIRAWDAWNNSSTRTIRFVVAGEKRVALRCGRTRTRPGVSCGS is encoded by the coding sequence GTGATACAAGCTTTCCGACCTTATGCGCATCGCCCCCGGAGAACCCGCTTCCTGGCCCTGGCCATTTGCCTGCTGCCCGCCCTCGATTCGGCGGCGCAACGGCAATATGCATCCCGGTCGGTACTGGCAGCCGGTCAATGGCGGAAAGTGTCTGTTTCCCAGCCCGGCGTCTACCGCATTCCCCTGCAGGCCCTGCAGCGCTGGGGGCTCCCGGCCGAAGGGAAACCCGCTTCCTCCGTCCGCATCTTCAGCCACGGCGGCGATATCATCCCGGAAGATAACGCCATCCCCCGGCCCGATGACCTCCCCGAAATCGCCGTGACCGTCGTTGACGGGGGCGACGGTATTCTAAACGGCAACGATTACATTTTATTTTATGCGCCCGGCCCCCTCCGCCGGCAATTTTCCGCCGGGGAATGGGAACTCCGCTCCAACTTGTATGCGGATTCGGTCTGTTATTTTATTACCCTCGGCGCCGGAGGGCTCCGGATCCCTACAGACGGCAGCGCCCCGCCGGTAACGGGATATATCAAGGAGTACGATTACCTCAGCGTGTTCGAGCAGGACAGACACAATATCCTTTCCGGCGGGAAGGAGTGGCTGGGCGACCGCTTTTCCGCGCTGCCGGAAGACGCCCTCGCGCGCACGTACCCCACGAATGCACCCGCGAACCTTACCGACGTGGTGTTACGGATCCGCTTCGCCGCGCGATCCACGTCTGGCGCGAAGTTCGTGATCACAGCAGGCGGCCAGGCGCTGGGGACACTCTTCCCGCCGCCCGTGCCCGGTAATATCTTTGATACCTACGCAACTACGGTAAACGGTTCCTTCCCTGCCGCCAACCCCGGCAATCTGACCGTTACCTTCTCCGGAAACGCAAGCGCACAGGGTTGGTTGGACTATTTTACCATCGAAGGCCGTGCTCCGCTTGCGCTTTCAGGACAAGGCCCCCTGCTTTTCCGCGACTCGCGCAGCTTTGGCGCGGGGAAAACCGCTGGTTTCGAGATCGCCGGAGCGGATGCCGGCACCCGGGTCTGGGACATCACCGATCCGCAGCGGCCCATCCAGCTAACAACGGAATCATCCAATAATACCCTGCGTTTCTCGCGCGATGCGGGCGTACTGCGCGAGTATGCCGCCTTCCGGCCGGATGGATTGCCAGAACCCACGTACATTGGGCCGGTTGCGAACCAGGACCTTCACGGCCAGGCGCCCGCGCAAATGCTCATCATCACGCCGAAACAATTCCTGCCCCAGGCCGAAAAACTCGCCGCCTGGCGCCGGGAACATTCTGGCCTGAGCGTCAGTTGCGTAACTACCGACCTGATCTGGAACGAGTTCGGCAGCGGATTGGCGGACCCCTCGGCGCTGCGGGATTTCCTCAAGATGCATTACGACCGCAAAGCCCTGCGGTTCGTGCTGCTCATGGGGCGCGCCGGTTACAACTATAAAAAATCATCCGTGGAAAGTGTGCCGGTTTGGCAAAGCCCGGCGTCGCTGCACGGCCTCAACACCCATCCCAGCGACGATTTCTACGCTTTCCTCGACGATAACGATGATATTTCGAAACACGGTCCCCTCCTCGATGTAGCCGTTGGCCGCCTGCCGGTTTCGACGGTGGAAGAGGCGGCTTCGGTGGTGGATAAGATCATCCGGTACGAATCGCCCGCGTCATTCGGGGAGTGGCGCCAGGAGCTGACTTTCGTGGCAGACGATGAAGATGCCAATCTCCATTTCGACGACGCGGAATCCGTCGCCAACATGATGGCCGGAGAATCCCCGGACTTCCACATCAACAAGATTTACCTCGACGCCTATCCCCAGGTGGCGGGCTCTTCGGGCAGCCGCTATCCCGCGGTGAACGATGCCGTCCGCCACCGGATGAACGCCGGCAACCTGGTCTGGAATTACAGTGGCCATGGCAGCGCCACCCGCCTGGCAGAAGAGGCCATTCTCAGCGAAACGTCTGCCGCGCAATGGGAAAATACCGATCGGTTGCCCCTGCTGATCACCGCTACCTGTGACTTTGCGCCGTTCGATCAGCCGGAGGTCCATCCGCTGGGCGCGCAGTTGCTGTTACGGAAAAATGGCGGAGCGATCGCGTTGCTGACCACTACCCGCGCCGTGCTCGCCGCTTCCAATAAAGTGATGAATGCCAATTACTTCCGTGAGGCCTTCCGCACAGGCGCTTCCGGGAAAATGCCGCTCCTCGGCGAAGGTGCGATGCGTGCCAAAAACGCTACGTATGCGCAATCGGCCGACGCGGTCAATAACCGTAAATTCCAGCTGCTCGGCGATCCGGCGATGGCCATCGCTTTTCCGAAGCAGCGGATTTTCCTGGATTCCGTGAACGGAAAAGCCGCCAATGCCGCGGATTCCCTGAAGGCGCTGGGCTTTTACCGGCTTTCGGGCAGTGTGCGGGATGGGAACGGGAATGTGCGGACGGATTTTCATGGCCGGGTGCGTATTTCCGTTCATGACGCGCCGGGGCAACAGTTCACCCGCGCCAACGACCCCGGCAGCCAACGGGCGACGTTCGCAGCCGATGACCGGTTGCTGTTCCGCGGGAGCGATACCGTGATCGCCGGGCGCTTTTCAGCAGGGTTCGTGGTGCCGAAAGACATGTCGCAATCCGGTGCAGTGGCCGTGATGCGGTTCTATGCGGAAGGGAAATCCGAAGACGCGGGCGGCGCCTGGCGGGGCATGCGGCTGCGTGGGACGGCCGAAGCCGGGCAACCCGACGGGGAAGGCCCGGAGATCGGGGCCTGGATGGACAATACGAGGTTTACGGACGGTGGCCGCACATCGGCTTCGCCCACGCTACTGCTGCGTTTGAAGGATATTTCCGGGATCAACGCAGCGGGCAACGGCACGGGGCACGACATCACCGCTGTGCTCGACGATAATGCCCAGTTTTTCGTCCTGAATGAATTTTATGCCGCCACGCCGGGCACCTGGCAGGAAGGGACCCTACAATTCCCCATGGCGGGCCTTTCCCCCGGGCCGCATACCCTGACCATCCGCGCCTGGGATGCCTGGAACAATTCCTCGACCCGGACGATCCGGTTCGTGGTGGCGGGGGAGAAGAGGGTGGCCCTGCGGTGTGGACGTACCCGAACCCGGCCCGGGGTTTCGTGCGGTTCATGA
- the ispF gene encoding 2-C-methyl-D-erythritol 2,4-cyclodiphosphate synthase, whose translation MTKLRIGLGVDFHQLVTGRDFWLGGVLVPHSKGALGHSDADVLLHAICDAMLGAAALGDIGTHFPDTDNTYKDIDSKILLSRCSELIKAKGYSVVNVDATLCLQAPKIKPYVPQMQEVIAQRLGLTVEDVSIKATTTETLGFVGREEGVVAYANVLLEKQ comes from the coding sequence ATGACTAAGTTAAGGATTGGATTGGGTGTGGATTTTCATCAGCTGGTAACCGGCCGCGATTTCTGGCTGGGCGGGGTGTTGGTACCCCACAGCAAAGGGGCGCTCGGCCACAGCGACGCAGACGTGCTCCTGCATGCCATTTGCGACGCCATGCTCGGCGCCGCGGCCCTGGGCGACATCGGGACGCATTTCCCCGATACCGACAATACCTATAAAGACATCGACAGCAAAATATTGCTTTCCCGTTGCAGCGAGCTGATCAAAGCCAAAGGCTACAGCGTGGTGAACGTGGATGCCACCCTTTGCCTGCAGGCGCCCAAGATCAAACCGTACGTTCCGCAGATGCAGGAAGTGATCGCGCAGCGGCTGGGGCTGACGGTGGAAGACGTTTCCATCAAGGCTACCACTACCGAAACGCTCGGGTTCGTGGGGCGTGAGGAAGGCGTGGTGGCCTATGCCAACGTGCTCCTCGAAAAGCAATAA
- the porV gene encoding type IX secretion system outer membrane channel protein PorV, producing the protein MISTAVPFLRISPDARSGAMGDAGVAISPDANSVYWNLSKLPFAKKKSAVAVTYTPWLKELVNDVFLAQLAGYTQLDENQAIGGSLRYFSLGDIEFRNNNGQFDGNFRPREFAFDAGYARKLSENWSMGVTLRYIHSSLASGTINDQTIRPGRAVAADLSAYYTKDFENKNGGTNNFSAGLAISNIGNRISYTQSAQKDFLPTNLGLGAAYTIGIDEYNKVTFTADINKLMVPSVQYQGDSAYLPNKSMLEGMFSSFGDAPGGFKEEMQELMYSVGAEYWYNELFAVRAGYYNEHASKGNRKFFTAGVGVKYNIFGLNFSYLVPSGTGIQRNPLSNTLRFSLTFDLGANEE; encoded by the coding sequence GTGATCAGCACGGCTGTGCCTTTCCTGCGTATTTCGCCGGACGCCCGCAGCGGCGCGATGGGTGACGCAGGTGTTGCCATTTCCCCAGACGCCAATTCCGTTTACTGGAACCTTTCCAAACTTCCTTTTGCCAAAAAGAAATCCGCAGTAGCGGTAACATATACGCCCTGGCTGAAAGAGCTCGTGAACGACGTATTCCTTGCCCAACTGGCGGGTTATACCCAGCTCGATGAGAACCAGGCCATCGGCGGATCGCTCCGTTATTTTTCCCTCGGCGATATCGAGTTCAGGAATAACAATGGCCAGTTCGACGGGAACTTCCGGCCGCGGGAGTTCGCTTTCGACGCGGGTTATGCCCGTAAGCTGAGCGAAAACTGGTCGATGGGCGTAACGCTTCGCTACATCCACTCCAGCCTCGCCAGCGGTACGATCAACGATCAGACGATCCGCCCCGGGCGCGCCGTGGCAGCCGACCTTTCCGCTTACTATACCAAAGATTTCGAGAATAAGAACGGCGGCACCAACAATTTCAGCGCTGGCCTCGCCATCTCCAACATCGGTAACCGCATCTCCTACACCCAATCGGCGCAGAAAGACTTTCTGCCGACCAACCTGGGCCTGGGCGCGGCGTATACCATCGGCATCGACGAATACAATAAAGTAACCTTTACGGCAGACATCAATAAGCTGATGGTGCCGTCTGTCCAATACCAGGGCGATTCTGCCTATCTCCCCAACAAAAGCATGCTGGAAGGGATGTTCAGCTCTTTCGGCGATGCGCCGGGCGGGTTTAAGGAAGAGATGCAGGAGCTGATGTATTCCGTAGGTGCGGAATACTGGTATAACGAGCTGTTCGCCGTTCGTGCGGGTTATTACAACGAGCACGCATCCAAAGGGAACCGCAAATTTTTTACGGCCGGTGTTGGCGTTAAATACAATATCTTCGGCCTGAACTTTTCGTACCTCGTGCCTTCGGGAACGGGTATCCAGCGCAACCCACTGTCCAACACGCTCCGCTTCTCGCTGACGTTCGACCTGGGCGCAAATGAGGAATAG